TGTGTAACGGTGTGCTGTGCCTCTTTCTGTGCAATTTCAGGGGTGAACGGGGCAGTGAACGGAAGTGGGGTCTCCTCCCCAACCATGCAGGGGTCTTACTCCATGAACGCGTCCCCATCTCTGGGTGCCTCCCAGTCTGTTAAGGGCCCCAAGGCCAGGGGCCCCAGGAGCAGCCCTCACAGCCAGAGCCACACAGCAGAGCTACAGCTGGAGAAAGTACCCCACAAACCTAAAGACCAGGTCAGCTCAATGGTGTAGTGGCTCTAGATTACTGATGACAACGTCACGAAAGTGATGCGCGCACATCGATGTGGGCGGAAGCCGCGTTGTTATGATTCTGAACGctcagatagctagcaacaatgacaagaagctgccatgtcGTAGGTGGCTCGTTTCAGCTCGTTGTATCTTGTTATTGATCCCATgttttgttttgaggtgttttgctggatttcatgtcaatgctaatatggcaaaaAATGATATAGTGGTCATTATACaattgtatttatgttttcaataaacatttggagatgaaatatagtttacatgtcaACAGTCTAAGgcaacagctttgcacacgtcGGTTGTGTTGGTAAATGCCAACCTGTCTATATCTATAGTAAAGCCTGAACTATTTGACTTGGGGTCTATTTTGAACATTTTAAGTTTTCCATTTCCAGTTTAGAAACAAAAATCAAGTGGTCAAAATGTACACTGGGTGCTTTATTGATTGACGGCTTTTCTGCCTTAATGCAGAAGCCCAGTAAAAAGCCAGCAGAGGTCGCCGGGGTCAGTGACAGCGAATCAGGCTCCTCCTCGGACAGCTCCAGCGACGGAGCCATCAGCAGCGACCTGGAGGACCtcggaggggaagaggaggacgacgatgatgatgacgacgatgatgaagACGAGGAAGAGGATGGAAATTGTGAGGTGTGGAACTCTGAGAAGGAGAAGGCGAGGCGGGCGAAGAAAAAAATGAAGGTACAGTGATAgtgagtagtactggtagtgtgtagtactggtagtgtgtagtactggtagtgtgtagtactggtagtgtgtagtactggtagtgagtagtactggtagtgtgtagtactggtagtgtgtagtactggtagtgagtagtactggtagtgtgtAGTATTGGTAGTGTGTAGTATTGGTAGTGTGTAGTACTGGTAGTGTGTAGTACTGGTAGTACTGGTAGTGTGTAGTACTGGTAGTGTGTAGTATTGGTAGTGTGTAGTACTGGTAGTGTGTAGTACTGGTAgtgagtagtactggtagtgtgtAGTACTGGTAGTGTGTAGTACTGGTAGTGTGTAGTACTGGTATTACTGGTAGTGAATAGTACTGGTAGTGAATAGTACTGGTAGTGTGTAGTACTGGTAGTGTGTAGTACTGGTAGTGTGTAGTACTGGTAGTGTGTAGTATTGGTAGTGTGTAGTACTGGTAGTGTGTAGTATTGGTAGTGTGTAGTACTCGTAGTACTGGTAGTGTGTAGTACTGGTAgtgagtagtactggtagtgtgtAGTACTGGTAGTGTGTAGTACTGGTAGTGAGTAGTACTGGAAGTGTGTAGTACTGGTAGTGTGTAGTACTGGTAGTGTGTAGTACTGGTAGTGTGTAGTACTGGTAgtgagtagtactggtagtgtgtagtactggtagtgtgtagtactggtagtgagtagtactggtagtgtgtagtactggtagtgtgtagtactggtagtgagtagtactggtagtgtgtagtactggtagtgagtagtactggtagtgagtagtactggtagtgtgtagtactggtagtgtgtagtactggtagtggtactggtagtgtagtactggtagtgagtagtactggtagtgtgtagtactggtagtgagtagtactggtagtgtgtagtactggtagtgtgtagtactggtagtgtgtagtactggtagtgtgtagtactggtagtgtgtagtactggtagtgtgtagtactggtagtgtgtagtactggtagtgagtagtactggtagtgtgtagtactagtagtgtgtagtactggtagtgtgtagtactggtagtgtgtagtactggtagtgagtagtactggtagtgtgtAGTACTGGTAGTGTGTAGTACTGGTAGTGAGTAAGTGTGTAGTACTGGTAGTGTGTAGATACTTATGTCTGTGATGTGCTCCAGGGTGAGCTAACAGtgggcttcctctcctcccctccctccccagatCGGGACACTAAGCTCGGGCATGAAGGAGGCCCAAGACAAGAGGATCAGCCTGCCCCACAGCCTACCCTCCAACCCCCCCACCCTGGTCCCCTCACAGCActgcccctctcctcctaccCTGTCCCAGAGCTCCCCCCTGTCCCTCCAGACCTCCCGGCCCAGGGAGGAGGGTCTCCAGCAGCACCTCAGTGTCATCCAGTCCACGGGCCTAGCAGCCAGCTCCATGCCCCTGGCTCTCCTCACCCAACCCCGCAGGGAAACCTCCCCATCACCCCTGTCTGCCTCTCCAATCCCCCTCATCACCTCCCCCAAAGGACGCACCACATCCTCCCCCAAGCCGCCCAAGCTCCTGCCCTCCTCGCCGCAGAACCTGCCCCTGTCCCTCTGCACCTCCCTGTCCCGCTCGGTACCCCTGTCCTCCTCGCCTCAATCCTTCCCTCTCCTCACGTCGCCCATGGCCAACTCCCAGCAGCCCAAGCCTCTGAAGACACCTGGCAGTGGGAAGGCCAGTAAGAGGAAGCTGCTGGAGGAATCACTCTCTCAGATCAACGAATTCAGGCTCAAACAGGTTGGTCCAGTGTCCTCTCTGCCCAGCCACTAGCAAGGGATATGGTATCAAgtatgacttgcctagttaaaggaaGGCTCaatcaaataaatacaaataataaatCCCATTATTCACACAGTAGCTCTTTTTCCCCATGGTCAAATAATACCACGGATTGGTTACTGGCTAGCTTAGCTTTTCACCTCATTTGAGTAATCTAAAAGCGGTCGAACATGAAACCGTTTCTCCTTTCACAGTTAGAAGGTTGTCGGTATTCATGGTAACAGGCTGTAGTTGAGCTGCAGGAAGAGGGCTGCCTCCAGCcagagggagtcagagagggaAGTGTTCAGTCCTGTCTGAGTCGTTTGATTGGGTGTCCCGCGGTGCTGCTCAGCCTGTAAACCAAAAGGTCAACCCAAAGGTCAATGCTTTTGGCCTCATTACCTCAGCAAAGCAGACGGCACATATAGCTACTCCATGTATTTATTAACGTTTTACTGTCCATTAAACACATTCACAACTAGATAGAACATATACATATTTATCACCTTCTGCGGTGCATTGTGGACTTCTCGCATGTAGTCGAAATGGTTGAAATAGTAGTTAATTGATTAAGCTAATTCCTATTGCTCCGGTCCGCTAGAAGTGGAAATCTGGTCTTCTCCCCTGGTCTATTTTACCGGTGGAGAGGTTATTTTTTAACCAAAGGCCTCTGCATTCCCCCAGTGGTTCAGGAACTGCTGCTGTATTGCGTGGTCTGTGAAATGGATTTGTTTCACTTGATATCACATCTAGTTGAATGTACATGTCGAAGCCCTAACCTGTGTTTGCTGAAACACGGTGCAACGCCAAACGTGACTGTCGTTCTATAAAATCTGCCGTTATGCCGTTTAGAGTAAAAACCCAGATGCATGACGCTAACACTTTTCACAGACTCATAACTGTAGTAATTTAAGTGAGATACGGGAACTGGAAGCTGCTTCTCAGCGGTTTTACTCTTTACTTAGTACAATGCCTGTGGTTATTGCCTTGTTATACGCAATTGTCTCCAGGCTTCTGTCCTCGGCACAGTGAGACAGAGTGAGCCAGGCATTGTGCTTCATCACCAGCTTGAATAATCGACGTAGATGGAAATTGACAGCTGGCACAATTATGCTgttttctcttttctttccccttgttttatcccccctccctccttcccgctctccctccttcccactctccctccttcccaccctccctccctccgttccaGTCTTTACTCTCGCAAGGCCAGACGTTCCCGGCGGCGCAGCCCAAGAAGCAGCAGGGTCACAGAACCTCTCGGAAGGCTGCTGGGGTGACGTCATCCTCCTTGCCGCCCCCCAAGCTGTCCTCCTCGGAGAATCCGTGTGACGGTGGCAGAAACACCAAGTTGCCCCctgctcccctcccccctccctcccagaaCAACCACTCCAACCTCTTCCTGTCCAGCGCTCTCCTGGGCCTGGCTGCCCACCCCAACGGAGTCATCCAAAGCACCACGGCTCAGGACGCACCGCTGGCCCTTATCACCAAGCCCCGCAAGGACTCCAACAAGGACCTCTCTGGGGCAGGGGCGTCCCTCTCGCTGCCCGTCAACCTCAGCACCGGCGGAAGGGCCCACTTGGCCTCCTCTCAGGGCCCCCCGGCGAGGCCCGCTACCTCACCCTCACCGGCCACGGCCCGGGGGCCCCAGGAAGATTAAGGCCCCTAAGCTCCAGGCCCCTAACCTCCAGGTTCAGGCCCATGCCCTGGCCCCCATGGCAGCCTGGAAGGGCCTCTCTCAGAGTCACCTGGTGCAGTCTCTGGTGGACCTGTTCAGAGGGGCCGAGGCCGGCCTCCCAGGTCTCCC
The window above is part of the Oncorhynchus gorbuscha isolate QuinsamMale2020 ecotype Even-year linkage group LG21, OgorEven_v1.0, whole genome shotgun sequence genome. Proteins encoded here:
- the LOC124008392 gene encoding bromodomain adjacent to zinc finger domain protein 2B-like; the encoded protein is MESGERLASPAPPTLPTARTSSPAASSSSSSSSSSPAPHSKSSLAHSPAASLGSTLSTSGRLYGAMSDLQPYTLSSAFPLVSHPAFGLYTTSSGRPEFGGLGSLGSLGSLGSLGMSAALAAHPQLGALTEWWRAAEAHSRGAAAFLPPFLGLPTMFTPHIQQNHSPLQAPSRTPSKNGQFPKGVNGAVNGSGVSSPTMQGSYSMNASPSLGASQSVKGPKARGPRSSPHSQSHTAELQLEKVPHKPKDQKPSKKPAEVAGVSDSESGSSSDSSSDGAISSDLEDLGGEEEDDDDDDDDDEDEEEDGNCEVWNSEKEKARRAKKKMKIGTLSSGMKEAQDKRISLPHSLPSNPPTLVPSQHCPSPPTLSQSSPLSLQTSRPREEGLQQHLSVIQSTGLAASSMPLALLTQPRRETSPSPLSASPIPLITSPKGRTTSSPKPPKLLPSSPQNLPLSLCTSLSRSVPLSSSPQSFPLLTSPMANSQQPKPLKTPGSGKASKRKLLEESLSQINEFRLKQSLLSQGQTFPAAQPKKQQGHRTSRKAAGVTSSSLPPPKLSSSENPCDGGRNTKLPPAPLPPPSQNNHSNLFLSSALLGLAAHPNGVIQSTTAQDAPLALITKPRKDSNKDLSGAGASLSLPVNLSTGGRAHLASSQGPPARPATSPSPATARGPQED